The DNA sequence tttcttttcaattcATAGAGATGAACAGGTCATCTGCCAATGTGACGGTGGTTTTACAATATCGAGACTCCTTGTCTAAAGCTGTGATCAAGAATGTGATTGTTGTGGTTCTCGGGATCTTCATCAACTACATCAATGCAAGCCTCATTCACACCTTCTGCAAACACCAGGTCTGATGCATCTTTCATGCCATGCTACGAGTAAAACATAATTTACTCTAGATATTTGGTAGAAATGAATATTCACCTCATCAGCTGTATAGATGTTACTCTTCAATAACACATGCATTAAATGTTAGTGATAATTCTTAAACACAAATAAGATGAGGTAGGTTAGTGAAACATTCGGTCACAAAACAGAGTAAAACTACACTTTAACCAAATACATCCAACACAGAAAGCAGCACTTATTTGATCTAAAATGTCCACTCCTTGATGTCTGAGTGGTGAAAGTGCATGTCTACATATAGGAAAGTATGTATAGGTTTGTCAACTTTTGATACAACAGTGACACAAGTTCACCATTTATACTTGGCATTAACATGCAATCTGTATCTGGATATGCTGTCTGGACCTAGAAAACTGCAAGTTAATGAAAGTGTAAATTCACAGCTGCAACTTGAAGGGTCACCTGACCAACCTCTTCCTGCAAGCTCAAGCAAGCATGGCAAAAGCTACATGAAGTAACAGTAGCTCTCATGTCTTTCCATgcaaaaaagtgatttaaaaatgaatgacgCCCTTCCACTATACTCAGCATCCAGATTGGGATCacaggtttatttcaactgtaaGTGGGGCAAACGTTAGCACAAAGATTGAAAGCAAATATTTGCTAAtgtcaacactgaaaaaaatCTACCCGCTGTTGTTTAAACGTTCATCCATACTTCTACCCTCCAGATCTTCTACATGAATCCACGCTACATCCTTTTTATTCACCTGGTGGTCAACGACATGCTCCAAGTGACGCTGACCGTCATCCTGTTTGTCATCAGTtacaccatctacacaattaaTGTCTCCCTGTGTTGCATCTTCATCCTGTTTGCTCTTTTCACCACTGAAAACACCCCGCTGAACCTGGCTTGCATGGCGGTGGAGTGCTACATTGCCATCTGCATCCCCCTTCGCCACGTGCAAATCTGTACTGTCAGGAGAACTTTAATGCTGATTGGTTTAATCTGGAAAACAAGCATGTTGTCTGTTCTTTCTGATCTGTTCATCACTTTGGCCACAGAGCCACTGGACTTCTTTCATTCCAAAGTATTCTGCATCAGACAAACTGTCTTTCCAAATCccatcatcatcaaaaaaagAGATATCACATATTCTGTGTTTCTAGTTCTAGTTTGGATCACTATCTTTTACACTTACTTCAGAATTCTGTTCACTGCAAAAACAGCGAGCAAACATGCTAAAAAAGCCAGAAATACAATCCTCCTCCACGGGTTTCAGGTGCTCTTGTGTATGACAACATATGCAGCCCCCCAGCTTTTaactgttctgcagcaatggttTCCTAAGAATTACACAGACTCTCTGTTTGCTTGCTATGTTATTGTACAGATCCTGCCACGATCCATTAGTCCAATCATCTATGGGGTACGAGACAATACTTTCAGGAAGTACTTGAAAAAGTATCTTTGTATAGTCAGCACACTGTAAAACGTAGGACTTTTcaataaaagtcaaaaaaaaaggaaggttTGCACAAATTCAGGCTCAAATTATTCTGGGAGTTAgacaatatatatgtatatatgtgagCTCCTGTTTTATAAGGGCAAATACGTCTGGTGCCCCTCCAGTTCACATAAATTTCCATCCGACCTGGCCCAGGTCATgccaatcacaaccgtttatCTAATATTGGGCGAGCTTCAGAAAACGGCAGACAACTTTTGGAGCATTCGTGTGACACTGTGGCAAGCATAAACATAGCTAAGTAAAGAGGAGAGTTGTGATGGCTGCGGCTGGTGTGTAACTTACTGTTGAAATACTATGCTGATGGCAAAAACGGCAATTTTAACAGACATATTGACGCTACACCATTACaactatagactgtaaaaataatggacaaagctTCAGGACTTCTCATTTCCAGCAGAGGGCTACCTCACTATCTATGAGAACATGAGCCTACTACTCACTATATTTATTATCGCAgtcaacattttcataatgagtttataatctcaatcactagtttcaagtcttcttcaatacagcatgatgttcaatTAGTTAATTATGCAcccctttattttaaaattgacgTCAATGCAGTTTTTCAGTTCAGAAGCATGTGAAACACTCTTTGAATCTGCTGTAAAACCTTATTTTGCAATAGCACAGTCATATTAAAGCAGATTCATGTCCAGATTAGGCCAGGAATACAATCCTGCTCCATGGCTTTCAGCTACTGTTGAGCTTGCTAACCTACATAGCCCATGTGTTACAAAAGGCGCTGTTGTACTGGTTCCCTGAACATTATGTACTTGTACTCTTTGTTTGCTACATCATCATCCAGATCCTCCCCACGTTTCTCAGTCCTATTGTGTACGAGCTATGAGACAAGACATTCAGACAGCATTTGAAAAAGTATCTGCTGTGTTCAGtaaaagcaaacacacagactgcaTGCATAGTATAatctaaagcccagttcagaccaaagattcaagACGAGAAGAAACGATTTTAGAGCATTGCAGTGAAAGCTGCAGTGGTCTGAACTGGCCTGTCTCAGGTCGACTCACACCAACTGATGGTGTCGCTACGCCTCAGCTTGTGAAGTCGACAGCCGCTGGTTTTAAATCATAAGAgacgtcacctgtttcaacagccagtTGAGAATCTATTTCTATGTTACAAACTGTCAACTGGTGGAAATGGTTTTAGACGGAGGCTCAACGAGCTCCCACGAGCACGGAATTTTGATCGAGTGAGCTAGAGAGTGACTAAAGAGAGGGAGCGGCGTTATAAAGTAGTTGTAGTCGTAGTTTCATCAATTCTAGAAATTAAACTGTAGCAagtatctcactatcactaatgTTATCCTCGTTCATATTTTAAAATGGTACAAATTTTCTAGCTACAAAATAGCTGAACTTCTGAAGTTAGAACTAAAGTACAGTATAACGTATGTGTTTATACTTGCTGCACACCTAATCGCCCTTCGGGGacacaaataaagttgaagaGAGTTGTTGCTAGAAAGTCTCGTCGCATCGGTgtaaaatggcaagttttagaACGTTGCAGACCGGTGCGTTGCAAATAGTTGTAATTTCAACTCATGATgttgcaaatctttggtctaaaCTGAGCTTAACTATAAAGCAAGGAATCTGAGTTTGTGTGTCTATCATTCAAATATCTCAAGAACTGGTCATCCAATGTACTTCACACTTGGCGGGAATGTTGCTGGGGAGCCGATGGCCTGCAGTGTCGATTTTGATGTAATTTGTGATTGCGTacaattttaataaacaaaactaTGCAAACAGCTGTTAGCGGGTTCACGGCTTTGTGGACTTCAAGCATGTTGCAACCAATACACATATTTAAATCAATAACTCAGCTAAGTGTCTTTCATTGTGTGCATTTCTTACCGCGGATGCTGAATATAAAAATGTGACAACCGAACTCTTCTTTATTTCCCTCAAGTCAACAACTAAGAGCGGATATCCTACAAGACGCCACTCTGCGCCTGCAAGAACAACCTGCTGCTGCGACAGTATTGATACGGGGCTTTCTGTTTGAAAgtcaaagcagaaaaaaacatttttgttttgtatgtttgttatTTGTGCTGGCATTAAAATGATTGTGGTcattatgtattattttaaGTCTGTCAGGAAGTCACTTTTTACAGTAATGTCTCGTATTTAATTGTAATTTTATCTAAAATGTAGAACTTTGAAACCAAACTTATGAGGcatagtgcacacacacacacacacacacacacacacacacacagctgatctTGATCCCATGACAATTGCATGTAACTTCTATATAATAAGTAATTTCAAAATACATCTGACACTGTGTGTATGATTGCCACATATGACCTTTGCTAAGGTGAGTACATACTTTTTCTGTGTTATTATCTGTGTATTAGGAGACATTATCTTGATTTTTAATTCACTTTTGTGTGCATGGCTCATTTTGTACATTAGATTTTAAGAAAGATGTTCTCTACTCTAGagtgaaaaaataatcgaaaaaataagttttaataTCTCTTAATATCATGGTTTGAATGTTGCTCTCTTGATTGCTTCAAAATGCAAATGTTTGTGCTTAAAAtattatttgtttctgttttggtGTTCCATGAATAACAGAAAATGATCAGAGAATagtcttttttcacagcagacattgtTACTATTTGTaatttttga is a window from the Perca flavescens isolate YP-PL-M2 chromosome 4, PFLA_1.0, whole genome shotgun sequence genome containing:
- the LOC114554804 gene encoding odorant receptor 131-2-like, whose protein sequence is MNRSSANVTVVLQYRDSLSKAVIKNVIVVVLGIFINYINASLIHTFCKHQIFYMNPRYILFIHLVVNDMLQVTLTVILFVISYTIYTINVSLCCIFILFALFTTENTPLNLACMAVECYIAICIPLRHVQICTVRRTLMLIGLIWKTSMLSVLSDLFITLATEPLDFFHSKVFCIRQTVFPNPIIIKKRDITYSVFLVLVWITIFYTYFRILFTAKTASKHAKKARNTILLHGFQVLLCMTTYAAPQLLTVLQQWFPKNYTDSLFACYVIVQILPRSISPIIYGVRDNTFRKYLKKYLCIVSTL